The Anoplopoma fimbria isolate UVic2021 breed Golden Eagle Sablefish chromosome 10, Afim_UVic_2022, whole genome shotgun sequence sequence GTTTATTTCTCTGCTCTGTTAATGTAAATTAATGTAATCTTAAACAgtaataactgtatttatttaatacatatctgacatttacatttcaacacatttgtacatttttcataaatgtaaaataataagcTGTTCTGCCTTTAACATACAATATTCAACAGAAACCTGAGTCACATCCATTTGTAGTGTTTTGCTGTTGTATTTGATCTTCACTTGGCTGTAGATTTAATCTGAtgcttttctctatttattGTATCTCTGCACTTCTATcttgttatatatattcatttaagCAGCTTTAGACTTGTTTTAAAAcgaaatacattatttaaatgatccGTAGAGTGAGGACATGGTATCATACTTGTAAAATGaatactgatactactacttcTGTTCATATTTCattgcacattttaaacattcatgtttaattttttcattatgtttattgttatgcactAAAACACTATGGCAACGTCTTTGTATGTGTTTGGATCATTTAATCGATATATTTTGAGGTAGAAAGATTGCtgctaaatgaataaataactgaataaaGTGTTGATACACAGGAGAGCTGCATCAGAACGTGATGTAGTCTGCAGGAGGCGGAGCGGGACGAGCGGCTCGGTTCTCTCTTCTCCGGTGAAAATGTGTAAAGTCCAAATGCTGAGAGCGTTGGTGAAGCAGCGACTCACTGCGGCTGTTTGAAAGAACGATAGCAGAGTACGAGGAGGAACTGTGTCGTTCTAAAGAGGAGAACGAGCGACAACGGAAACTCCTGCACGTCCGCGTGGAACCGGAAGTGCAGGGAGCAGGTTCGCAGGAGGTTTTTCTACTTTATTCTGAGTAAAGACACTTTAACAAGATGTCAGTCtatctgctgtttttattcattagtACCAGGCTAACAGTTAGCCTCCTGCAGCTGCGTCAAACACACTAACAGGCCGGATGTttggccttcaaaataaaagcccaaatATGTCCTGTTCAAATGAAAGCtcaacagttttctttttctttaaatttacatttattacatacATTCATGGTTCCTTGATGATGAATTTTAATATAAACATACAGTTGGGGTGAGACATtgagaggatgaatcctacagACTTTGGTGATCTGCGACTTTCGTGCCTGTCCCTTTTCCTTCTCGTGGAactaattcaatttaattatatttttataactcaaaatcacaaatttgcatcagagggctttacaatctgtacaacatacgTCATCCTCTGTCcggggaccctcacatcggcaaaGGAAGTATGTCACAAggaaaatatgtcatagtagtagtagttttaacataaaatagatattagagatgaattatgagctgttttacttcctaacactagctctaagaagATTATATACATAATCAAAACTAATAATACCAAGAAAAGACTTCAAACAAAGCAAGcctttattatatatgtatttcttactcatttaaattgtgtgttttatgcaaataactGCTAAATATGAcgataacaaagtaaaaggacgAAATTTCGAATTTTTGTCAGTTTCTACTGACTTCAGTATTGTTTGTTAAATGAATCTTTGGGATGATGGTGAAAAATATGCAATCGGGGCATCTCTTATATAAATAATAGAAGCAATAATAGCAGTAATCACAATAATAgattgataataatgataaatgatgGTATCAGTTGGCAGAACCACGACAGCCGCCACAACTACAGAAAGctgcaaagtcagtaatgtgcatttattggacttgaatacataaagatggagaggaagaggaggagaaaggagctcagtgtatccaaGGTAGTCCCCTGTCCTGCAAAtatccccgctgcgggactaataaaggattatcttattttatcttatcttatcttatcttatctgtctaggcatatagcagcttATCTgagggctggaccaaggcgaaccggaaccagtcctaactataaacctgaaccagtcctaactatagacctgaaccagtcctaactatagacctgaaccagtcctaactatagacctgaaccagtcctaactatagacctgaaccagctctaactatagacctgaaccagtcctaactatagacctgaaccagtcctaactataaacctgaaccagtcctaactatagacctgaaccagtcctaactataaacctgaaccagctctaactatagacctgaaccagtcctaactatagacctgaaccagctctaactatagacctgaaccagccctaactatagacctgaaccagtcctaactatagacctgaaccagctctaactatagacctgaaccagtcctaactatagacctgaaccagtcctaactatagacctgaaccagctctaactatagacctgaaccagtcctaactatagacctgaaccagctctaactatagacctgaaccagtcctaactatagacctgaaccagtcctaactatagacctgaaccagccctaactatagacctgaaccagcctaACTATAGaccctgaaccagtcctaactatagacctgaaccagtcctaactatagacctgaaccagccctaactataaacctgaaccagtcctaactataaacctgaaccagccctaaatataaacctgaaccatctgggagttaaaggacagatcctgatcaacgataactccgaggttcttaacggtagtgctggatgctagagcaatgccatctagagaaactatatcctTAGATAATTGATCTCTAGTAGAATAATAGTGGAGTTGAGAgtagagtttaacattaagaagttacaggtcatccaggtttttatgtccttaagactgttgaagtttagagaactggttagtttcgtctgttttaattgatagatataactgggtatcatttgcataacaatgaaagtttattgagtgttttctgataatattccctaaaggaagcatatataaggtgaataaaactggtccaagaacagacccttgtggaactccgtgactgaccctggttttcatcgaggtttcattgtttacatatacaaactgagatcggtctgataaatacgacttaaaccagtttgactatagttagccaacacctctggaacgagagtgggtttcttaagaagaggtttaattacagctagtttgaaggcctgtgctacatggcccgttagtaaagacagattgataatttctaataaagaattgctaactaaagataaaacttccttaagcagcctagtctgGATCGGGTCTATGcctcttttttaaacaaaatgcacaCTGCGTGTAGCGTCACTATTCAGGCCCCACTTCTTGGAATTAGTTTTTTGTGAAGGACTCCATACAAACTGAAGGATGTCATGCAGCTGTAATAAACGCTTCAGTATAGCATCATTGTAGATTAAAGTATTAAGGTTAACATTAATGTCTGCATGTCTATGTTTCCCCTCGATCTTCAGATGTCTACAAAGTTCTCATCAGTAAAGAAGAGGTTCCTcctgagcagcaggagtggagctccagtctggaccaggaggagccagagcccccacacattaaagaggaacaggaggaactctggaccagtcaggagggagagcagcttcaagggctggaggaggctgatatCACCAAGTTCACATTCACGCCTGTCCCTGTGaagagtgaagatgatgaagagaaacctcagtcctcacagcttcatcacaGACGTACtgaacacatggagacagaagctgatggagaggactgtggaggaccagaaccagcATGGAACTCAGATCCAGGAGACTCTTCTGAGATTGAAGTCAGTGATGGGGACTGGGAGGAGACCAGAGAACCTGCGTCAGGTTCCAACTCTCTGAATAATGATGAAGTTTCTGTCAGTGATTCCAGATATAGTGCTGGAGAGAAACCATTTAGCTGCTCTGACTGTGGGAAAAGATTTGGCCTCAAGGGAAATCTGAAGAGACACATAAGAACTcatacaggagagaaaccattcagctgctcagtttgtAAGAAGTCTTTTGCACGGAGTGGAGATTTACAGTTACATATgagaatccacacaggagagaaaccatacAACTGCTCGGTTTGTAATAAATCTTTTACACGCAGTGGAGACCTTCCAACACACATGAGAATCCACACTGGAGAAAAACCTTTCAGTTGTTCAGTTTGTGATAAAAGATCTTTACGCAAGACACATCTGAACAGACACATGATGACTcatacaggagagaaaccattcacTTGCTCAGTATGTGACAAAAGatttacaataaaagcaaatatgaCGCACCACATGGCGGTCCACAGAGGAGAGAAACGTTTCAGGTGCAGTGTTTGTAACAAAAGATTTGCTTGGCATCGACAgttcaaaaaacataaatgtgttaatcctcagtcctcacagcttcatcaaaCTCAGACTGAGgagaacaaagaggaagaaCCTCCACCCGGCAGCTCAACTGAACACATGGAaacagaagctgatggagaggactgtggaggaccagaaccagacaggaaCTCAGATCCTGATGTGAAGACTGGAGACTCTTCTGAACCTGAGACTGATGACAGTGATGATTGGAAGGAGACCAGAGAACCTCAGTCAGGTTTAAACTCTCTGAATAATGACCaatgtattaattaaaagtGTGGGAGACTATTCAGCCAGGGCTTCAACTAATGACTCTTAACAAGCGATCGGTCGATGGATCTGTTCATTATTTCTTTGATTAAACTATTATTAATTGGATGAGAAGAATTTTTTTCAgcgttttatttaaaaaaatcctgatGTTGCACAAATTGGGGGATTCAACCATGCACTAAGAATAAAAGGAAATGTGATGCTTTATACACTGCTTCTTCACAATATagaatgtatatatacagtatgttaatgGTCTCTGATCCTTTACTAATCTTTGTcttcaaagagacaaagatcatCTGAGCAACAGCTGaacaagaaaacaggaaataagCAGTCATTGGTCAAAGAAACTGGAAGCTCAGATACAgaaacagcttcctgtttcagtgtcaagagTTGCACAATAAAATCAGTCTATAACAAGATTTAATTAAAGCTTAGTCTAGAGTTAGTACTGCTGGAACATCAGCTAAGctaatcacagtttaaacctctttaatcaatatttactgatcaataatcagactgattctaTATCAAGTTCTACAGGATTCTGTCCGTCATGAGACACAAACATCTGGTGTTTGAATGATCCTTTTTAAAATCTCTCTTTGAAAAGCAATATAAATCatgtttatgttattattataataatatttgctAAAAGAATACTCAGTTTCAGttgcacaaaaataaatgattcactTAAGACTGTCTCAGActgatggagaggactgtggaggaccagaaccagacaggaaTTTAGACTCAGATGGACATTCACAAGCAGATACTGATGACAAAACTTCACACTGTTCTGCATCAACCTTCATCAATTCAAGTGATTATCATGCAAAGTTTCTGTCTTTTAGTTCATTTCCCACTTGATGTTACTTTGTGTCCGCTGCAGCAGCAAGGAACAAAGTTGACGCTCAAAAAGGGAAATGTATCTGCAAGCTGATTTGTCAAACTCAAACTGCAAAAGCCTCATATTAAGTTTAAGTTCTTATTGTATATTTGTTCAGAACAAGGACTTTGGATTACTTCCATCATTGACATTCAAAACTCCCTGAAGGCTGCACATTCTACAGAAACAGCCataaaggtgcactcagtagaaaGCACATCCACCATCATGTGTGATtcaatgaatacaacccacagcTGACTAACCCCTCTCAAGACACCAATAGACGGTAAGGCgtcaaacacacttcattcaaactaaaaaaacaagcggtgatgtatgcaggcaatcagacaatcaaacaaaaactaaattaaactcaccaaTTGGTCTGACGCGTAGCAGCAGCTGAGTGGTGGAGTGTGTGTatggtagttctgttagctgttagcggttagccaaacacacagtCCTCAATAATATTAATGAGCCCCAGAGCAGCGAGagagaggtactcagcagtgtgtgtatggtagttctgttagctgttagcctaACCGTCATTGTCTCTGGTTTCAGAGTAGCGTCTGGGGGTCTGCGACgtactcagctgtgttatcactagcaTCCTACTGGCCGTTAAAGGGTAGTGAgggaggagtcagcaggcagtggCAGAATATAACAGGTAGTAGAGAGTATTTTaaagaaagtgtgagtcacttcaaccatgagaggtccttgagcatgcagccataactggacacccaaaatattttgatgcagcagaatgagatattagtggacagacacagaggagcacacccactcactcactctcactcactcactcactcactcactcactcactcactcactcactcactcacaaacacagctACAGGGACCAACATCTCTGTCAAAGCACCTGAGCAGCTCTgttataaaaacactttaagaACATTTCCTTTCAGTGATCACATGACTCCTCACATGTTTGTTCAGAGAGGAACAGCCAATCAAACACAGGGATTTATGCTGCGTTCATGTCGTATAGGATGGATTGTGGAGATGTTCACGTCTTTGCACGACTCTCATGCGGTTGTATGATTACACATTTTGGGGTGCGAGAGTTTAAAAATAGTGTGCATTTACATTATAATactataaacattaaaaaatagtttattgACTTTGAAAGACAGACATGTTTGTCGGAAACTCTTATTTACGATGACACAGATATGACTTGAAGGCCCTACATCGGCCTCATTGTTCATTCTTTTAAAAACTCCACATTTTACTCATTTTTACCGTCTTCGATGTAAAAGCAGGATTCTACTGATGAAGTTGGTTCCTCATTTTAAACTgttaacttaatttaaattgtttaataatttattatctttatcagtaattaattaacaataattaCATGATTACAGATCTATTAACATTAGAACTAAACCATTaccattattaacattattagaaagacatttgcataaataacattattattaaaacattaacattattaaatgaaaaagagagaaaaaagagagagaaagtagcatggaagaaaatactcaaatacAAGTACTTCAAATGTGTTCCTAAGTACAATACTCCGAGAGAGTAACAGAGTAAATGTACTCATTCTCAGCactgctctgattggctacaCGGTTTGGACCTGTCATCACTcggggcttttattttttaagatgtgACCCGgatgttggtgtttgtgtttccgGGTCGGAGCGGGGACGATGAGACTCTTCGGCCTGAAGCTGTTCGTCCAGCAGCGGCTCGCGGCGGCTGTGGAGGACATTCTGGGGCATTTTGAGAGGACGATCGCTGAGTGTGAGGAGGAGCTGGACCGCAGACACCGAGCGCTGCTCCACGGGGGGCTGCGCGGAGGAGCAGGTGTGTGGTGctgctaagctaacgttagctaaacAACTAGCAGCTAGCTAACTAAAGGCGATAACAGTGCAAGATGAAGCTAGCTGTGTTCATAAAGAGCTATCAGTTAGCAGCTATCAGTTAGCAGCTATCAGTTAGCAGCTATCAGTTAGCAGCTAtcagttagcagttagcagctATCAGTTAGCAGCTATCAGTTAGCAGCTATCAGTTAGCAGCTATCAGTTAGCAGCTATCAGTTAGCAGCTATCAGTTAGCAGCTATCAGTTAGCAGCTAtcagttagcagttagcagctATCAGTTAGCAGCTATCAGTTAGCAGCTAtcagttagcagttagcagctATCAGTTAGCAGCTAtcagttagcagttagcagctATCAGTTAGCAGCTATCAGTCAGTAGCTATCAGTCAGCAGCTATCAGTTAGCAGCTATCAGTTAGCAGCTATCAGTTAGCAGCTATCAGTTAGCTATCAGTCAGCAGCTATCAGTCAGCAGCTATCAGTCAGCAGCTATCAGTTAGCAGCTATCAGTGTAGCTATCAGTCAGTAGCTATCAGTCAGCAGCTATCAGTTAGCAGCTATCAGTCAGTAGCTATCAGTCAGCAGCTATCAGTCAGCAGCTATCAGTTAGCAGCTATCAGTTAGCAGCTATCAGTTAGCAGCTATCAGTTAGCAGCTATCAGTTAGCAGCTATCAGTCAGCAGCTCAGTCAGCTATCAGTCAGCAGCTATCAGTCAGCAGCTATCAGTTAGCAGCTATCAGTCAGCAGCTATCAGTCAGCAGCTATCAGTTATCAGTTAGCAGCTATCAGTCAGCAGCTATCAGTCAGCAGCTATCAGTCAGCAGCTATCAGTCAGCAGCTATCagttagcagctagcagctatcAGTTAGCAGCTATCAGCTATCAGTTATCAGTTAGCAGCTATCAGTTAGCAGCTATCAGTCAGCAGCTATCagttagcagctagcagctatcAGTTAGCAGTTAGCCGCTCGGTTCTGTCCCAGTATTACTAATCAATAAGTCCTATTGATCGTGTCACGGTACTAATCAACCACAGTCACTGCTGTCACATCAGCGTCTTCAACCAACCTTGGTCCCGCCCTCACAGTGCGTCACTGCTCATCCTGGTTCTCTGATTGGCTACACAGTGTGTCATCCTACCCGTGATGACTGTAGAGAAcatttctgtttcctgtcttcaTTCTGTTCAGGACGAACTCTGTGAACCTCGACACGTTCTGGTTGATAATTGGattatttgattttgaaacagCCATGAATGTATCCATGAATCTTTCTTTACATACAAACTCGAAACtgaatgataaggaaataaaatattgtatttttatagattaaaacagatctcttcattggtagttttaatgatgtattataatcttagagctagtgttaggaagttaaacatcataattcatctctaactTTGGTAAACATTAACTCATTTCCTCCATGTGTGTTTCCTCCAGAAGTTCAGCAGCTGTTGGAGAATAAAgagcagcaggagtggagctccagtctggaccaggaggagccAGAGCCCCCCcacattaaagaggaacaggaggaactctggaccagtcaggagggagagcagcttcaagggctggaggaggctgatatCACCAAGTTCACATTCACTCCTGTCCCTGTGaagagtgaagatgatgaagagaaaccTCAGTCCTCACAGCCTCATCACAGACGTACtgaacacatggagacagaagctgatggagaggactgtggaggaccagaaccagacaggaaCTCAGATAGAGTTCCAGAACCAGATCCTGATGACAAGACTGGAGACTCTTTTGAAGCTGAGACTGATgtcagagatgatgatgatgacaccACCAGAGAACCTCGGTCCGGTTCAAACTCTCTGAGAAATGAAGACATTCCAGTAACCGATGTCAAAAATAATGttggcaaaaaatattttatctgcTCTGAATGTGGTCGAAAGTTTGGCCGCAAGGACAGTCTGCGGAGACACATGAGGTTTCACACGGGGGAGAAACCATACAGTTGCTCAGCTTGTGGAAAAGGATTTTCTCAGAGGCCAAACCTGATTCGTCACATGAGGTGTCACTCTGGAGAGAAACCGTTCAGCTGCTCGTTCTGTGACACAAGCTTCGCTGTGCGGAGCGCTTTGGTCAATCACATGAGAATCCACACTGGGGAGAAACCGTTCAGCTGCTTATATTGTGACAAAAGCTTCACTCAAAAGGGAGGTctgaaaaaacacatgacaGTCCACACGGGAGAGAAACCATACAGCTGTCCAGTGTGCGATAAAAGTTTCTCCCAGAAGGCCAACCTGACGTACCACTTCTCTTTGCACACGGGACAGAAACAGTTCAGCTGCAGCGTTTGTGACAAACGGTTCACGTGGCAGTCGCAGGTCAGAAGTCACAAGTGTGTCGGTGAGAGTGGCGGCAACTGAAGCGGCGCGCTCAGAGGGAAATATGGATCGGTACCAGAACctgtacaaaataattaaagacgCAGTATTGATCTGCCATAACAGCCCATACCTGATCAATGCGCCGTTCAagtttaaacattatattttgatCTGCTCATCCGTGTTTACACAAGCACCGCGAGCTAGCGGCTAATAGCCAACGCTAACAAACGAGCTCGAACAGAAGCTGTCTAGTTCTGTTAAAATATCTATAGTTTATTATGTATACATTAGCATTTGATATCTGCTTTAACAAAAGTGTTTGTGACGTCTCACGTGTGGCTTTGACTTAAAACTTAACATTTAGTCCTCTTTGTAAAAACTCCTTCAGGCCACAAACCACCGTGACTACTATGGGATGTCCTCAACCATCAATCTAAGCAAAGCTGCCTACTTTACCtatttaactgatattgatGGCACACATTTCTATGATGGTATTAAgtgtatgtttaataaatatcattCTATCTTAATGTGATGTAAAGGTgattatttacagtaaaaacgGAGTGCAAACATTTCTGATCTCTGTAAGAGGAAGGTGTTAGAAATGAGTATAACTAAGAATAAACTACGATATCACATCTCGAGTGACGTTCTATATTATGTACTATAACTATAACACAGTATTTTACATGACTTATACTCTGTATAACAATACATTACTCTGTGTAATAATACATTACTCTGTGTAATAATTCATTACTCTGTATAACACAGTATCACAAGGTATGACAGTAAAATACTGTATTACAAGGTACAACGCAGAAATACACGGTATAACACTGTTAAATACCCAAGGActgaggatgtgagggtctaaggacagaggacgtcATATGTGAACAGATTGTAGTCAAACGAACAAAGGGCTTtacaaaatagaataaatgaatTGAATTCTCCAAACTCCCCTTTGAGGAATCGAACGTGAAGATTTCGGGAAacagtaataaaatattattttacgtCAGAAGCAGCGAACAAAACTTAATTCGAGAAAAACgtagaaaaacaaagtgagGTAAGGAGAAGTATATAAACTGAAGCACCGTGTTTATGAGGAAGTTCTGAACCTGGTTCACTGAAGAAACTCATTAAAGACCCCAACAGCTAATGAACTGGACCCGACTAAGAACACTGAGGAGGCCGAGGTCCTTCATCTCCATgacgtgtatatatatgtgtatatatatgtgtatatatatatatatatatatatatatacagcgggtaaaataagtattgaacacgtcaccatttttctcagtaaatatatttctaaaggtgctattgacatgaaatgttcaccagatgtcagtaacaacccaagtaacccatacatacaaagaaaaccaaacaaatacgttcagaaatgaagttatgtctcataaaatggaatgacacagggaaaaagtattgaacacgcttactgaaatgtatttaatacttggtacaaaagcctttgttggtaatgacagcttcaagacgcctcctgtatggagaaactagtggcatgcattgctcaggtgtgattttggcccattcttccacacaaacagtcttcagatcttgaaggttctgtgggcctcttctatgaactctgatctttagttctttccatagagtttctattggattcaagtcaggtgattggctgggccattctagcagctttattttctttctctgaaaccaatggagagtttccttggctgtgtgtttggggtcattgtcttgctaaaatgtccacccttgtttcatcttcatcatcctgctagatggcagcagatttttatcaagaatgtctcggtacatttttccattcatccttccttcaattatatgaagtttgccagtgttcccacctccaaacttcactgttggtctggtgtttttggggtgatgtgcagtgccatttgacctccaaacatggtgtgtattatggcctccaaagagttccatgttggtctcatctgaccagactatattctcccagtatttcacaggcttgtctaaatgttgtgcagcaaactttaaacgagcttcaacatgctttttcttcagcaatggagtcttgcgtggtgagcgtgcatacaggccacggcggttgatgcattacttattgttttctttgaaacaattgtacctgctgattccaggtctttctgaagctctccactagtggtccttggctcttggacaactcttctgataattcttttcactcctctgtcagaaatcttgtgaggagcacctggtcgtggccggtttatggtgaaatgatgttctttccacttccggattatggccccaacagtgctcactggaacattcagaagtttagaaatccttctgtaaccaatgccatcagtatgttctgcaacaataaggttgtgaaggtctagagagagctctttgcttttacccatcatgagatgtttcttgtgtgacaccttggtaatgagacacctttttataggccatcagttgggactgaaccagctgatattcatttgcactgacaaggggcaggactgctttctaattactgatagatttcagctggtgtcttggctttccatgactttttgcacctccctttcttcatgtgttcaatactttttccctgtgtcattccattttattacacataacttaatttctgaacttatttgtttggttttctttgtatgtatggattacttgggttgttaccgacatctggtgaacatttcatgtcaatagcacctttagaaatatatttactgagaaaaatggtgacgtgtt is a genomic window containing:
- the LOC129096855 gene encoding zinc finger protein ZFP2-like; protein product: MDRDRKLLLHEEKRRRRTDVQQLLVVKEEVPSEQQEWSSSLDQEDPEPPHIKEEQEELWTSQEGEQLQGLEEADITKFTFTPVPVKSEDDEEKPQSSQLHHRRTEHMETEADGEDCGGPEPDRNSDLDRGPEPDPDEETGDSSEPETDVSDDDDYDTREPQPGLNSVRNNVRNTDRESWSLEKHMRVHTGEKPFSCSLCSKRFRQRSDLVAHFRIHTGEKPFSCSVCDTSFTQRHTLVQHMRTHTGVKPFVCSVCGKSFSRKGHMTRHMTAHTDVYKVLISKEEVPPEQQEWSSSLDQEEPEPPHIKEEQEELWTSQEGEQLQGLEEADITKFTFTPVPVKSEDDEEKPQSSQLHHRRTEHMETEADGEDCGGPEPAWNSDPGDSSEIEVSDGDWEETREPASGSNSLNNDEVSVSDSRYSAGEKPFSCSDCGKRFGLKGNLKRHIRTHTGEKPFSCSVCKKSFARSGDLQLHMRIHTGEKPYNCSVCNKSFTRSGDLPTHMRIHTGEKPFSCSVCDKRSLRKTHLNRHMMTHTGEKPFTCSVCDKRFTIKANMTHHMAVHRGEKRFRCSVCNKRFAWHRQFKKHKCVNPQSSQLHQTQTEENKEEEPPPGSSTEHMETEADGEDCGGPEPDRNSDPDVKTGDSSEPETDDSDDWKETREPQSGLNSLNNDQCIN
- the LOC129096889 gene encoding zinc finger protein 32-like, with amino-acid sequence MRLFGLKLFVQQRLAAAVEDILGHFERTIAECEEELDRRHRALLHGGLRGGAEVQQLLENKEQQEWSSSLDQEEPEPPHIKEEQEELWTSQEGEQLQGLEEADITKFTFTPVPVKSEDDEEKPQSSQPHHRRTEHMETEADGEDCGGPEPDRNSDRVPEPDPDDKTGDSFEAETDVRDDDDDTTREPRSGSNSLRNEDIPVTDVKNNVGKKYFICSECGRKFGRKDSLRRHMRFHTGEKPYSCSACGKGFSQRPNLIRHMRCHSGEKPFSCSFCDTSFAVRSALVNHMRIHTGEKPFSCLYCDKSFTQKGGLKKHMTVHTGEKPYSCPVCDKSFSQKANLTYHFSLHTGQKQFSCSVCDKRFTWQSQVRSHKCVGESGGN